The Pseudomonas nunensis genome includes the window CGGTGCCCGATTTTGTATTGAGCTGCCGATTTATCAGGAGGATCAGATCACCAGATAGGCCTTGCCGGGTTGGCCGCAGCTGAGGTTGGCGCCGACCTGGATTTTCCCGACTTCGATGCCCAGGACTTTCAGGACATTGTTGAGCAGGTTGTCCAGCAGCGGGCTCAGGATCGAATTCAGGGTTGTCGTCAGCAGCGTTATCACACCGCTGAGCAACGTGTTCAGGGTGTTGAAGACGATCGCCAGCAAGGGACCTGCATTGAAGGTCGGTGTGTGCAGGATCAATTGCACGCCATTGACCGCTTGCGACATCCCGGCAATCGCGTTGGAGGCGGTCAGGGTGTAAGGCGGATCGGAGGGAGCCAGCCCGACTTTCGGCGGGTTGGTAAATGTGCTGCTGGCGCTGGTCTGCAAGGCGGGACTGTCGATCCGCAGCTCCGCGCCGCCGCCCGAGAAGGGAACGCCTGCGTAGCGGATATCGAGCAAGGTCACAGGACTGACGCTCATGGGCGATGTCGATGACGCCCAGTCCGAATTGATCCGCCCGACACGCAGCTCAGCCACGGAGGTGGTCGTATTGGCGGTCAGGCTTTTGTTGGTGTCGCTGACGCAGGTGAAATCGGTAACGTAACTGCTGCCGCCACCTGCTTCGAGGCTGACGTCCAGATTGGGATTGGGCAGGACGTACAAGTCCAGGCCCAGCAACCCGGTGACCACTGACAGCGTGCTGGTCACGACACCGATCAGGTTGGTGACCAGGGACAAATCCACGGACACCAGCACCCGGACCTGGGCGGTACGCACGTAGATTCGACTGGCACCCAATGGCGCCAGTTTTGCCAATGCGGGATTGCCCACTACCGAAAATTGCGCGGGCTCGATGACTTTGAGCTTGGCGGTAGCGCCGACGCCCAGGCCCAACAAATTCACCGGAATAGTGCCTGCGACGGCACTCTTGCTGTTGCCGAGTTCGAGGAAGGCCTGGACCAGTTGAAGCGCGTTCACGCTGGCATTCAGGGCGGAAGGCGTGGTGCCGGTTTGCAGATTCAAGATGTCACCCAAACGCACCTTGACCGGGCTGACGACTGCGCTGACCAATGAATTCAAGCCGAGTTGTACATCCGCAGTCGCGCCGTTGAGGCGAGCCACAGTAGCGGCGGCCTGCAGCAACTGGCCGACGGTGGCATCGGCGGCGAGCAGTTGGGTGTAGTTGCCTGCGGTGACATGCAGGTCAACGGCTAGCTGATCCATGAAGTTGAGCAGGTTGATATTGGCGGCGAGCAAACCGTTCCAACTGGCGACGGTCAGGTTGATCGGTACTCCGCCCATGGCGGAGCTGATCCCGTTCAACAAGTTGACGTCGACCAAGGTGCTGCTAATCGTCAGTTGGGCCACTGGCGGCACCGGCAGCGCGGCTACGGCTGTGGCATTGAGTTGAGTGTTCAGGCTAACCGACGTGCCGCTGACCAAGGCCTGCACACCGCCGGCAAAACTGGTGGTGACGGTGCGGCTGGCAACCACTTTGATCGCTGCGGCCTGGGTGGCATCCCCGGTGAAATTGCGCAGCCCGGTGGCCGCCGTCAGCAGCGTGCCGCAGGTGGTGGCGAGGGTGTTGCTGGCGTCGAGGGTGAAGCCGTTGCGAGTCGCACTTTGATTGGCATAACTGGCGGCGGTGAGCCCCGGCAGGCAGGTGCCGCCACGGCTGACGGCTTCCAGCGCGGCGGTGTCGACCACCCGCTGCAGTTTGCGCTGCTCCATGTAGAGCCGGCCGGTATCGACCACCAATAGCATCAACAATAGCGCCAGCCCGAGGGTCGCCGCCGCCATCAAACCGATAGCCCCGCGCTGCCGGGCCGGACCGCGAAACCGCGACATCGCGCACTCCTTCGCTGGCGCACTGATCAGTGCCGCCTCCATTGGTGAAATGCAGTGTAGACAAGGGTTGGCGAGGTTGCTGGCGACACAAATCGATGTGGGAGCGGGGTTGCTTGCGAAGGCGGTTTGTCAGGCACATCCTGATTGAATGTACTGCCGCCTTCGCGAGCAAGCCCGCTCCCACATTAGATCTTCGTGGACACGGAATCAGCGTATGGCACAGATCCCCTGTGGGAGCGGGCTTGCTCGCGAAGGCGGCAGTACATTCACCACAGATCCCACATTGAATGGTGGTGGTTAGCGGGGTGGGTAGTTTGCCAGGATCCGGCCTACCGTTTCGCGCACGGCATTGCTGCGGTCAGTCGGGTTGGGGGTGCTGCTGAGCATTTGCTCATCGCTGCCGCGCCACACCAGTTTGCCGTCCTTGCCGTCGAGCAGGTCGATCTGGATGGTCGCTACTTTATAGGTGATGTTGCGGGTTTCGTTGTACATCGGCCCGCCCCAATAACCATTCCATGGGCCACCCCAACCGCCGCCGTAGTTGGTGGTCACTTGCTGCTGGCGGTCTTCGACAATCAGGTAGGTCTGCACGCTCACATCACCCTTCTGGCCCGCGGCAGCCGGGCGTAAACCGCGCTGATCCAGCTGATCGGCCACGGCCTGGCGAATCCGTTGTTCGGTCAGGTCGCTCTTGATCCGTGGGTCATCGGGGCGGTATTGCAGGGCAGGTTCTTTCCAGCTCCAGCTGCGATAAGCGGCGAAGTCGCGGCTGGCATCGAAGTCATGATTGACCTGGTGAGCCGCGCAAGCACTGAGCAGCACGGCCACGGCCAGTAAAGCGAGGGGGCGGAACATGATAATTCTCCGTTGGAAGACAAGAACCATGGGAATGCTTCTTATCTACAAGAAGCTAACTGGGAGGATACGCCGACATTGCCTTTTCCACAGCCTCCCGAATCGCATCCGCGCGCTGGCTCTGATTGCCCTGGCTGGCGGTTTCGGCGCTGGCGCTCCAGACCGGCTGGCCGCTGCCCGCGTCGAACAGATCGACCCGCACCACCACAACCTGCTCCTGATAAGTACGCACGATCGGCACGCTGTTGTACATGCCGTAGCCACCACCGTAACGGTTGTAGCCACCATAACCGCCGCCGTAATAACCGTAGTCGTCCTGAACCTGACGCAAGCGGGTTTCCAGGTGCAGGTTGGCGCTGACAAACAGGTCCGCCGGGCGATTGTCGTGC containing:
- a CDS encoding DUF4136 domain-containing protein, with protein sequence MFRPLALLAVAVLLSACAAHQVNHDFDASRDFAAYRSWSWKEPALQYRPDDPRIKSDLTEQRIRQAVADQLDQRGLRPAAAGQKGDVSVQTYLIVEDRQQQVTTNYGGGWGGPWNGYWGGPMYNETRNITYKVATIQIDLLDGKDGKLVWRGSDEQMLSSTPNPTDRSNAVRETVGRILANYPPR
- a CDS encoding DUF4136 domain-containing protein; this encodes MKARSGLLLMCLGLAACQGSNPYVATSNPLPPAPPQAANTFDRSAYPAPPRDYGRYRSWAWLNGQLPPGSAWADSAQVAEAVSNALDQRGLRPLHDNRPADLFVSANLHLETRLRQVQDDYGYYGGGYGGYNRYGGGYGMYNSVPIVRTYQEQVVVVRVDLFDAGSGQPVWSASAETASQGNQSQRADAIREAVEKAMSAYPPS
- a CDS encoding pilus assembly protein TadG-related protein encodes the protein MSRFRGPARQRGAIGLMAAATLGLALLLMLLVVDTGRLYMEQRKLQRVVDTAALEAVSRGGTCLPGLTAASYANQSATRNGFTLDASNTLATTCGTLLTAATGLRNFTGDATQAAAIKVVASRTVTTSFAGGVQALVSGTSVSLNTQLNATAVAALPVPPVAQLTISSTLVDVNLLNGISSAMGGVPINLTVASWNGLLAANINLLNFMDQLAVDLHVTAGNYTQLLAADATVGQLLQAAATVARLNGATADVQLGLNSLVSAVVSPVKVRLGDILNLQTGTTPSALNASVNALQLVQAFLELGNSKSAVAGTIPVNLLGLGVGATAKLKVIEPAQFSVVGNPALAKLAPLGASRIYVRTAQVRVLVSVDLSLVTNLIGVVTSTLSVVTGLLGLDLYVLPNPNLDVSLEAGGGSSYVTDFTCVSDTNKSLTANTTTSVAELRVGRINSDWASSTSPMSVSPVTLLDIRYAGVPFSGGGAELRIDSPALQTSASSTFTNPPKVGLAPSDPPYTLTASNAIAGMSQAVNGVQLILHTPTFNAGPLLAIVFNTLNTLLSGVITLLTTTLNSILSPLLDNLLNNVLKVLGIEVGKIQVGANLSCGQPGKAYLVI